A single genomic interval of Ramlibacter pinisoli harbors:
- a CDS encoding acyl-CoA dehydrogenase family protein, protein MNFGITPDQQALVDHVRTLLDDVCPMDYAARCDEQMQPPREAFQALARAGWLGLIAPEEYGGAGGSPTDLALLLEETGNHFEELGLWLFRNFTYGCYAVLKHGTEEQKQRIVPGVVQGELSFAFALTEPDSGSDAAALKTRAVADGDHFVINGRKQFTSGMDIADYVLVALRTSDLGKKQLGISTFLVDTKLPGIEVRKIPTLGQHAIGTTEVTYTDVRVPRSALLGELDKGWAICEDTLRYERLCLSAARIGAARRAFEFALDYAKTRTQFGKPIGSFQVTQHKFADMKVMLDTAQTMVRRYAWLMEHGQAERADTAVIKYYVGESYKTISDVCLQILGGYGYCMEYPMQRFFRDSRLATIGGGTSEIQKNIIAASLGL, encoded by the coding sequence ATGAATTTCGGCATCACCCCCGACCAGCAGGCCCTGGTCGACCACGTCCGCACGCTGCTCGACGACGTGTGTCCCATGGACTACGCGGCCCGCTGCGACGAGCAGATGCAGCCGCCGCGCGAGGCCTTCCAGGCGCTGGCGCGTGCCGGCTGGCTGGGCCTGATCGCGCCGGAGGAATACGGCGGCGCGGGTGGCTCGCCGACCGACCTGGCACTGCTGCTGGAGGAGACCGGCAACCACTTCGAGGAGCTGGGCCTCTGGCTGTTCCGCAACTTCACCTACGGTTGCTACGCCGTCCTCAAGCACGGCACCGAGGAGCAGAAGCAGCGCATCGTCCCGGGCGTCGTGCAGGGCGAGCTCTCGTTCGCCTTCGCGCTCACCGAGCCCGACTCCGGCTCCGACGCCGCTGCGCTGAAGACGCGGGCGGTGGCCGACGGTGACCACTTCGTCATCAACGGCCGCAAGCAGTTCACCTCGGGGATGGACATCGCCGACTACGTGCTGGTGGCGCTGCGCACCAGCGACCTGGGCAAGAAGCAGCTGGGCATCAGCACCTTCCTGGTCGACACCAAGTTGCCCGGCATCGAGGTGCGCAAGATCCCGACGCTGGGCCAGCACGCCATCGGCACCACGGAGGTGACCTACACCGACGTGCGGGTGCCGCGCAGCGCCCTGCTGGGCGAGCTGGACAAGGGCTGGGCGATCTGCGAGGACACGCTGCGCTACGAGCGCCTGTGCCTGTCGGCGGCGCGCATCGGGGCGGCCCGGCGCGCGTTCGAGTTCGCTCTCGACTACGCCAAGACGCGCACCCAGTTCGGCAAGCCCATCGGCAGCTTCCAGGTCACCCAGCACAAGTTCGCCGACATGAAGGTGATGCTGGACACCGCGCAGACCATGGTGCGCCGCTACGCCTGGCTGATGGAGCACGGCCAGGCCGAGCGGGCCGACACCGCGGTCATCAAGTACTACGTGGGCGAGTCGTACAAGACCATCTCCGACGTCTGCCTGCAGATCCTGGGCGGCTACGGCTACTGCATGGAATACCCGATGCAGCGCTTCTTCCGCGACTCGCGGCTGGCCACCATCGGCGGCGGCACCTCGGAGATCCAGAAGAACATCATCGCGGCCAGCCTGGGCCTGTGA
- a CDS encoding enoyl-CoA hydratase/isomerase family protein — MLRIDDHAGGIRSIGLDRAAKRNAIGVELTLAMEAALLAARADPAVRALVFHGIGGNFCAGMDMKDFFDSSTRPPDQLARARSATEHWRRLLRELPQAIVTAVQGYCFGAALPILAASDAVIAGRDARIGLPEINFGFVPGAQIVKAAVHAMAPRGIAYAALTGRPLAPERAQAWGLVTEVVDGDPLERALALAGSLAAARRD; from the coding sequence ATGCTGCGCATCGACGACCACGCGGGCGGCATCCGGTCCATCGGGCTGGACCGCGCCGCCAAGCGCAACGCCATCGGGGTGGAACTCACGCTGGCCATGGAGGCCGCGCTGCTGGCGGCGCGCGCCGACCCGGCCGTGCGCGCGCTGGTGTTCCACGGCATCGGCGGCAACTTCTGCGCCGGCATGGACATGAAGGACTTCTTTGACAGCTCCACCCGGCCGCCCGACCAGCTGGCGCGGGCGCGCTCCGCCACCGAGCACTGGCGGCGCTTGCTGCGCGAGCTGCCGCAGGCCATCGTCACCGCCGTGCAGGGCTACTGCTTCGGGGCGGCGCTGCCCATCCTGGCCGCCTCGGATGCGGTGATCGCCGGCCGCGACGCCCGCATCGGCCTGCCCGAGATCAACTTCGGCTTCGTGCCGGGGGCGCAGATCGTCAAGGCCGCGGTCCATGCGATGGCCCCGCGCGGCATCGCCTACGCCGCGCTCACCGGCCGCCCCCTGGCGCCCGAGCGGGCCCAGGCGTGGGGCCTGGTGACCGAGGTGGTGGACGGCGACCCCCTGGAGCGCGCACTGGCGCTGGCCGGCTCGCTCGCGGCGGCCCGGCGTGATTGA